From a region of the Streptacidiphilus albus JL83 genome:
- a CDS encoding helix-turn-helix domain-containing protein codes for MPAGRKPTYRSKRLGALLKQYRIAAELDQDDAAAAIKGSTTKISRLESGHVSARPLEVDVLLTRYGIKDDLERARLEKLAMESTKRGWWLDFRSVKDGYAEVIALERDARRLCSWYPNGFPGAFQSDGYMERIITSGPKKLPAEEIAELIEVRRQRRTRIVDSGVQLSVVVWAPAITGLFDDNATDDAHPDVHQTHQEQLEHVLTMCEAENVSLQVLPEHAVVLAGMSAQFTAYTFDAAADFEAVTIEGLTTCQVIEEAEDLSSYMNLFDALRSAALPPDASVRFIRETLEGTGSHGHP; via the coding sequence ATGCCCGCAGGTAGGAAGCCGACGTACCGCAGCAAGCGGCTGGGGGCGCTGCTCAAGCAGTACCGCATTGCTGCTGAGCTTGACCAGGACGATGCCGCAGCGGCGATCAAGGGCAGTACCACCAAGATCAGTCGACTGGAGTCGGGCCATGTATCTGCCCGCCCCCTTGAGGTCGATGTGCTCTTGACGCGGTATGGCATCAAGGATGACCTTGAACGTGCACGCCTGGAAAAGCTAGCCATGGAGAGCACGAAGCGCGGATGGTGGCTGGACTTTAGGTCCGTCAAGGACGGATACGCCGAGGTGATTGCCCTAGAGAGGGATGCTCGGCGACTTTGCTCCTGGTACCCCAATGGCTTTCCTGGGGCATTCCAATCTGATGGCTACATGGAACGGATCATTACTTCAGGCCCCAAGAAGCTTCCCGCCGAAGAGATTGCCGAGTTGATTGAAGTGCGCCGTCAGCGGCGGACGCGCATTGTCGACTCGGGCGTTCAGCTCTCTGTTGTGGTGTGGGCACCTGCTATCACGGGCCTGTTCGACGACAACGCTACTGACGATGCGCACCCGGACGTTCACCAAACGCACCAGGAGCAACTTGAGCATGTCCTCACAATGTGTGAGGCCGAGAACGTGTCGCTACAGGTACTTCCGGAGCACGCCGTTGTTCTCGCTGGCATGTCAGCCCAGTTCACGGCATACACCTTTGACGCGGCCGCTGACTTTGAGGCCGTCACCATCGAAGGCTTGACCACTTGTCAAGTGATCGAAGAGGCCGAGGATCTATCCAGTTACATGAATCTCTTCGACGCGCTACGCTCGGCAGCATTGCCGCCGGATGCATCCGTGCGATTCATCCGTGAGACCCTAGAAGGTACAGGAAGTCATGGACACCCCTGA
- a CDS encoding DUF7848 domain-containing protein, with protein MRSVIRRAMWLIARDDSPVAAQELHVFACLAEECGKQSETLISLEDCQDWAIRHSGLNPGHRAFTQTTMDKHWTTSLVDGS; from the coding sequence ATGAGAAGCGTGATCCGCCGTGCCATGTGGCTCATTGCACGTGACGATTCTCCTGTTGCCGCTCAAGAGCTGCACGTGTTCGCGTGTCTCGCCGAGGAATGCGGCAAGCAGTCCGAGACATTGATCAGCCTTGAAGACTGCCAGGATTGGGCCATTAGGCATTCCGGCTTGAATCCGGGCCATCGGGCATTCACTCAGACGACCATGGACAAGCATTGGACTACAAGCCTGGTGGACGGGTCATGA
- a CDS encoding DUF397 domain-containing protein has translation MDTPEVVGTFVKSSYSAGQQNCVSVAPTADGGRAVRHTKDVEQATQVYTRDEWAAFIAGVKAGEFDV, from the coding sequence ATGGACACCCCTGAGGTTGTTGGTACGTTCGTCAAGTCGTCTTACTCCGCTGGCCAGCAGAACTGTGTGTCTGTTGCGCCGACCGCTGATGGTGGCCGCGCCGTTCGGCACACGAAGGACGTGGAGCAGGCTACGCAGGTCTACACACGCGACGAGTGGGCTGCGTTCATCGCGGGCGTCAAGGCCGGCGAGTTCGACGTGTAA
- a CDS encoding ATP-binding protein, producing the protein MSKSTVQPAPRPVEHFFDGRRESIRSARLLVRETLVLWGLDGLIDPAMLLVSELATNAVLHCTVSEALFKVDIVNDGTHVIIGVSDPDRDHWPDEPRFDLMAEDGRGILLVASYADECGCELLTFTKRVWVKVRIDTGAA; encoded by the coding sequence ATGTCTAAAAGCACTGTTCAGCCGGCACCACGGCCTGTTGAGCACTTCTTTGATGGCCGGCGAGAGTCGATCCGCTCCGCTCGACTGCTGGTGCGCGAAACGCTTGTTCTGTGGGGCCTTGATGGCCTCATTGATCCGGCCATGCTTCTCGTCTCCGAACTTGCGACGAACGCTGTTTTACATTGCACTGTCTCGGAAGCGCTGTTCAAGGTCGACATTGTCAATGACGGGACGCACGTCATCATTGGTGTGTCCGATCCGGATCGGGACCATTGGCCGGATGAGCCTCGGTTTGATCTGATGGCCGAGGACGGTAGGGGCATACTCCTGGTGGCAAGCTATGCCGATGAATGTGGTTGCGAACTGCTCACGTTCACAAAGCGCGTATGGGTAAAGGTCCGAATCGATACGGGAGCGGCTTAG